The stretch of DNA GAAATTTCGTCCTGGCGCTTTCCATCGCGACAATGGACACGATGACCTCACGCTCGTCACCGAGTCCAACACCGCAAATGTGAAGCCTCAGGCATTCACTGCCAGCGTGACACTGAAAGACGGCCGCACCTTCTCGACGATCGCTACGGTGCTGCCGGCGCGTCCTCGTGTTGCACTGATCAGCAAAGGCGTGCAGGAAGACGAAGGGTCTCCACAGACAATTCATCTCGGCAATCCTGACGATCTGCCTACTACGGGCCGCATCGTATTCTTCGTGAAAGCTGTGTCGCCCGAAACATTTCCTCGTACGCAGAAGATCGAAGTTGCTGCTGCCGATCAGTCGTTCAAGACAGTGCTCAGTCTGACCGACGGAACGCTCGTTCTGCAGGACGCGCAAACGGCGTTAGGTGTGCTCGATCCTGCGAAGACCTTCGGTGCCTCCGCTTTTGGTCCGGTGCGTTTCCGCGCCGTCGACGCAAACGGCACTGTAGGAGACTGGCAGAATCTCGGCACTCTGGTTCGCCTCCCCGCTTTGAAGGAAATTCGTTGTCCAGTGGCGACGGCGAAGAATTGTGTCCTGACGGGCTCAGATCTGTTTCTGCTCGCGGCAGTATCGACCAGCCCGGATTTCGACGATGACGCGCAAATTCCAGACGGCTTCACCGGTACCACGCTCGAAGTCCCACGCCCGGGAGCCACATCCAGCACGCCGCTGTATTTGAAGCTGCGCGACGATCCTTCGGCTGTGCAGAGCGTAAGCTTACCCGTAATCCGCGGAGCGGCGACGGCAAGCGCGAAGCCACTTCCATAATGTGAATCCGGGCACTCGTCCGGGCTTTCGGGCTACTGGGGGCTTCCTCCAGCGTTCTGCGCGACTTCGTTGGTTTGATTGATGCGTACCAGATTGGGAATCATCGGCGTGACCTCAAACGGCAGTTTGTCACGTGCGGACAATATCGCCTCCGGCTTGGCTTTTTTCAGACTGACGTGATCATTCCAAGGGTCCAGCTTGATACGGCTACCAAGGGGGAGGGCGGCGATCTGATGAATGTCTGTCACCTTCAGCGCTGGAGCCCTCTGAATAAGCGACTCCATCCGCAGCACGTCGCCGCCTTTGGCCATCTTGTTTCCAAAATTGGGACTGATCAGCCAATGCAGCTCGTCGGAGTGCGCCTGCAGCGCGCGCAGGAAAAGTCCGGCGTTCGCGAGCTTGTCCTTGTAAGGTGAATTGCGCAGCAGTTCAACGGCTTTCTTGTCGGCTGCGTCTTCGTCAGTTTCATTGCGCTCCATGCTGATCTTCTGCATTACGTCTTCATCGGGAAAGATGAGCCGGTCACTGAATGCATATTTCGTGTTCACTGAATGGCCGAGAGCAATGTGCGCCAACTCGTGCGAGATCGCCATCGCGAGCGAAGCCTCATCCGGCAGCACGTCGAGCAATCCACGACTCAGCACGATGGTATTGCCGACCGTGAATGATTCAAGAGGAGTAGTGAGCAGCACGCGGCAGCGCACTTCAGGCTGGATGTTCAGGTTGTTGGTGATCTCCAGATTATTCGCCACAGTCTCCAGCACTTTGCTAACCTCGCCCGCGGGCGCCAGCACTCCAGCGCGCTCCATACGATCGAGCACGTTGTCTTCGGCTTCGCGCTGCCACTTGTGGCGACTCTCCAGCGGACTGACCTCGTTGGCGCTGTCGCCACTTCGATCACTCACGTCTTTCACCGCTTCCACCTGCATGTCGGTAAATTCGGTCTGCTGGCCTGAGTGCTTCAAGTCGTATCCCCAAAGACGCGTCTGGCCCTTCATGTCGATCTTGCGGACAAGGTCGTACTTCACATCGGCATCTTCGGTATAGACGAACGCCGGCAGCCATAGGCCCGGCTGCATGTTCGTACGCCAGCTATCGAAATGGAAGTAGATGTCGCGGTTGCGCTGCGGCTCGTACGTGCCGTTGATGCGAACGATGTTGTGGTCCTGGTCCTCTACCCATATGCGGCCGACGAAATGCACGCCTTTCATCTTCTTGTACGGCACTACGTCGAACACCAGAGTGCGAACGTCCCCGAGAAACTCTTGCCGCTGATATCGGAGGTCATAGTTCTGCTTGTTGAAGCGGTCGTTGAGGAAGACGAGCTGCATGAATCCCTTCGGCAGGTAATTCATCTTGTAGAAGCTGTTCAGCCGATCGAGCACCCGGGTAAATATCCCGACCTTCTTCTTGTCGAACGTTTTGTCGTTGATTCCATGCTTATCGAGAACCAGACGTCCGAGAAAATACCTGTCGCTCACCGGCACGTCGCCGAGTTCTTCATCGGGCTTCGTGTTCTGGATGTAGGTCTCAACCAGCGGCGTGTACTTGTGCATCGTCTCAACGAGCTTTGCCTCACGAACGAAAATGCTGTCGATGACGGCATCGTTTGCAGATCGCTGCGCAGCTGCCTGGGGAGCTGAAGGCTCCGACGCCGCCAAAGCGAGCGGCGCCGTGAGCGCGATCGCTACGATCCAGATCTTTCTAGCCAACCACATAATTCCTCCCAAAATGAAACATCATTCCGCCAGGGCGAAGACGATGTGTACTACCGCGTTAGAGTCGTAAGGCTGTCCATCTCTTTTCGCGGGATTGAAACGAATTTGCTGCGCTGCGCGCTGCGCGGATTCATCCAAGCCGTGTCCCAGGCCTTTAACCACGCGCAACACGCGAATCTGTCCTGAAGCACCGAACATCACATCGAGCAGGACTTCGCCTTCGATATGCATCTGCCGCGCTTCCGGTGTGTACGCCGGACGTGGCTTGGAGAGAATCTCCACCGGAGTGGAATCGGCCACGTGCAGCGGCTTCTTCGCGCCCGCTTGTGCGACGGTCGCAGCTCCAAATCCGCCGGTGCTCACGCCGCCTTTGGGCGCGCGATCACCGGAACCGTTCCCGGCCATGCCATCGCCGAAGCCAGCACTCGCAACCACTCCTGGTTTGCCGTGAGATCCGCCTGCGCCGTTTCCGTTTCCTGGTCCGCTCGGCAGGTCGAAAGCCCCGACTGAGGCGGCGGTCAGCTTCCGTTCCTGATTGGACTTCCCTGCTACTCCGTTGGGATCGCCAAAGCCTCCAGTCTGCACCTCGCGAACAGGAGCTTTGATCGTCGGCTTCGCTGAGCTGCCGGAATCGAACATTCCTTCGACAACTTTCTTTTCGGGAACCGGCTTGGGCAAAACAGGAGCAGGCGTTGCTGTGGCGATCTTGGGCGGTTCCGGAGCCGGCGCGGGCTTCACCGGAGGCGCTTCCATTTTGGGAACCACTTCAGGAGGCGGCGGAGTCAGCTTCGGCTCTGCTCTCAATTCCGCCAGCACCTTTGGCGGGGGCGGCGGAAGCGGTTTCACGATTACCGGCCGCTCCGGACTCGGCGCAATCAGCGTTATCGATTCGTGCTGGGGCGCCATGATCTGCACATGCTGCGGTAGCCAGACAGCAACTCTGACAAGAAGGATGAGAGCAGCCACATGCAGCAAAAGGCTCGCGCCCATGCGATTCCATTTTCTTGGAGCGCTTACCTCGACAAAACGCGGTACGGCACTGTTCGCCGCTCTGGGTCGCGGCAATTCATGGATAGTTGCGACGCCGCTCCGATGCAGTTCTGCCGTTTCATCTTCGAGCGGTTGGAGATTGCTTCGTCTCACCCTTGCTCCTGCTGCATCTAGCGTCTTCGGATCGCACGGAGCGAATGGACACCCGCGCATTCACATGCATTCGGCCACTTGTCTCCAAAGGAGAACTCCGGATGAGCTCTGCCGGGCAGAGACTCCCCTTCGCAGTAGAGACTCACCGTGGTACGGATGAGGGCGTCAGCACGAGTGTTGCTCACGGTGCCACTTTTCACGAATCAGCAACTCTGCTTTGGCGCAGGTGGCGACCATGTTCAGGAGACAACGGAAGCCGCTTGGTTCGGCCCTTACTCTGCCGAGGAGCTATTTACCTCGTTGCCAATAAGCGGTGAAGAGCACGCGCGGCGTTCGGCATCCAGACCGGCTTCGTACATGTTTCAGAAAGGCCCACCGCCAGCCCTAGTACATCACCGGGCTGCTCAGATTCCCAAATGGGAACATGACGCAGGGCATGGTATCGCTGGGGTCGCAGAAACACGTTGTCGACAATTGCCTACGAGGCAGCAAACCTCGTTTACTTTCAGTTGCTCTAATCCACCGTATCTTTGTTGCTGCTCGGTGTATCGGGGAGTGGCGGGAAGTGCGTGGCATGGGGACTCGGAATTTCGCACTATTGTTCGTTCTAAGCGCCTGTTGTCTTTTCCTCATTGGATGTGATCGCGGGCTTACAGCAAACAACCTGACCACTCAGCCGGGAGCAAATTCCACTTCCAATGCGGCCCCACCGAATAGCGCTACGAACCCAGCGAATCCGAGCGGACCCTCCAACTCAACGCCACCCGTTCAGCCATCGCAATTTCTGTATGTGGCCACTGACAAGATGACGACGTTTCCGTGTTGCGGAAGCAGCCACGAATCGATCTTGCAGGCGTTCAAAATAGATCCTCAAACCGGCGCGATCGCGAATGTCGGATCCATCCAGACAGATCCCGCTCCGCAGAGCATGGTGCGGTCCCCATCTGATCTTTCGTTCTATGCGGCGGGTGACCACAGCGAACAAGCCATTGGTTACAACGTTGACCCAACCAGCGGGATGCCGCAAATCGTATCTACCGGGCATCCCTTCGATATGGGCATATCGAGCGCAATTACTCCAGATGGGAAATTTGTATTTGTATTCACCGGCGGGATCGATAGCTATTCCGCCTCCATGGGCAGTCTGAGCATTGTTACTCAATTTCCGCCTTCGGGGACGCCTCTAATAGCCGAAGGACTTTTCGGACGCGGACTCGTCGCTCCCAACGGAAAATTCCTATTTGCCATAGCCGGGGAAGGAACATTCGGGAACTACTTCAACCGAATCTTTACATTCTCGATCAATGGCGATGGAACCTTTACTAAGAGTTCTACCATCGATGTTGGGCAGGCTGGCCTGCAGGCTATAGACGCATCTGGCAATTACATCTACGGCTTTGACAATGCCAGCACCGCGCTCCACATCTATCAAATCGATCAGAAATCGGGTGGGATTGCAGAAGCTTCTAGCTCACCAGAGGTTCTCCCTATACCTTCCGCTGGGAAGATTGTTGTCTCGCCTAAGAATATCTTGTACGTAGCGTCACGTTCCGTATTGGCTGCTTATGCCGTCAACGGAGCTACCGGGGTTCTAACACTAATGGGCACTGCTCCGTGTTCCAGTTCTTCTATAGACATTTCCATGGATCGTTCAGGCAGGTTTATTTATGTTGCAGACTACGTCACATCCAGCATTTTTGCCTTCTCCATAGACGAAAGAGGTGTTCCGCATCCGGTCCAAGGATCCCCTTTTCCGATCATTCCAGATTCCGGTCACCTGACCGCATTGCTGGCAGATTGATGTCTCGGTCGGCGGTTTGATCTCTCCATCGGACCACCTTCCTGCTGTGCTCCAGATTTTTCAGGGAATCCCGATACCGCAACCTTACTGCTTCGCCTGCGCAACCGTGGAGGACTGAACGTAAGCTTGCGCAGTCTTGATCTGCGATAGATCGGGATCGGCGTGGGACCACGCATCGAGAAACTCGCGGTAGGCCTTCGATGCTTCGGCGTGCTTGCCTTCTTTTTCCCAGGCGTTGGCGATTCCATAGAGCGCGAAACCCGAGTGGGGACGTTCTTCGAGATCCTTTTTATATGCGTCGCGCGCCTCCTGATAATGTCCGGCGCGAATCAGGGCAGCTCCCAATACTTCTTGCGGAGGACGCGAATACTGCGGCGGCTCGGAGTAGCCGAGTTCCTTTTCTTCTTTGACTGCGCGCTCCAGCAGCTTGCGTCCTGCCTCAAGGCTTCCTTTTCCCATATCGGTATCGCCACGCAGCTCCAACGATGCCGTGCCTAGAATCTTCACTACACGATCGCGCCCGTGCTTGTTGTTTTCGTCGACATCCTCGTTGGACAGACGCCATAGCAGCGCATCGAGAACTCCAGCCTGGTGTTCAGCTTCCTCAGTTTGGCCCGACTCGGCGGACTTCATGCCTTTGGCATATGCGAGCAAACCATCGCGGTAATCGCGAACCCATACGCCGAGTTTTGAATCGGGAACACCGAAGTGCAGAGGATTTCCGATCGCTGCATCCCAGTCACCGAATCGGATTGCTAGGCGTGTTGCCGTGGTGCCGATTTGCAACACGTAGAAGTTCGCAGCTCCCGAGTGTTCGGGATCGCTGTATGAGCCTTCGAGCAGCTTTGCGTACTGCTGTGCCTCCTGCCGGCGACCTTCTTCTGCGCAATCGGCGATCAAATAAGCAATGTTGTGTACGTAATTCCAATCATCTTTTTCCGCGACGTGCTGTGTGTCCATGTAGGTACGATCGACGTGCATGGCGTCGAGAAAACTTTGGCGTGCGCGCTCGTAATCTCCCACGCGATAGAAGATGTGGCCGGGCATGTGGACCATGTGTCCGGAAGCGGGAGCGAGCGAGGCGAGGCGCTCAGCGCTTTTGATGGCCCACTCCGGATGACTGCCCTCGACAGCATGGATCCAGTAATGGTTGGCCGCGGCATTGTCTGGGTGTTGATCGAGAATTTCGCGGAGTACTGACTGTCCGTAAAGGGAGCCTGGACGAGGATCTCCATCGTTTGTGTAGCCGTGGCTCAGCGACAGACCGTAGAAGAGGCGCGCCTCCAGATCGTCGGGATAGCGATCGATCAGCGCCTCCATGTCTTTTGCGTAAGCTGCTTCAGCGTCGTCATCTTTCTTCTCTTCTCCTGCAGCATCCGCGCGGATGTAACGTTGTTCGTGATCAGTAGCTTTCGCCGCCAACTCTTGAGCCTTCTTTAATTCCGCTTTTTGCAGATCCTTCTCGCCGCCACGGCTGTCGAGCGCGCGCGCTAATCCCCAGTGGCACATGGCGCAATCAGGATCGAGACGTACGGCCTGCTCAAATGCGCGCAAAGCTTCGTAGTCCCAGAAACAATGCAGAGCCGCCAGGCCCTGGTCGAACCATTGCTGCGCCTCCGGAGAATTTGTCGTGATCGCGATGTGCGCATGGCCGAGCCCATCCATATGCTTCGGCGCGGGCAGCTTAGCTAACTGAAGGCGCACATCGGTCGGATCGGCGCTGTGCTGATGCTGGGCAAAGGCG from Terriglobales bacterium encodes:
- a CDS encoding M48 family metalloprotease → MWLARKIWIVAIALTAPLALAASEPSAPQAAAQRSANDAVIDSIFVREAKLVETMHKYTPLVETYIQNTKPDEELGDVPVSDRYFLGRLVLDKHGINDKTFDKKKVGIFTRVLDRLNSFYKMNYLPKGFMQLVFLNDRFNKQNYDLRYQRQEFLGDVRTLVFDVVPYKKMKGVHFVGRIWVEDQDHNIVRINGTYEPQRNRDIYFHFDSWRTNMQPGLWLPAFVYTEDADVKYDLVRKIDMKGQTRLWGYDLKHSGQQTEFTDMQVEAVKDVSDRSGDSANEVSPLESRHKWQREAEDNVLDRMERAGVLAPAGEVSKVLETVANNLEITNNLNIQPEVRCRVLLTTPLESFTVGNTIVLSRGLLDVLPDEASLAMAISHELAHIALGHSVNTKYAFSDRLIFPDEDVMQKISMERNETDEDAADKKAVELLRNSPYKDKLANAGLFLRALQAHSDELHWLISPNFGNKMAKGGDVLRMESLIQRAPALKVTDIHQIAALPLGSRIKLDPWNDHVSLKKAKPEAILSARDKLPFEVTPMIPNLVRINQTNEVAQNAGGSPQ
- a CDS encoding beta-propeller fold lactonase family protein, which gives rise to MQAFKIDPQTGAIANVGSIQTDPAPQSMVRSPSDLSFYAAGDHSEQAIGYNVDPTSGMPQIVSTGHPFDMGISSAITPDGKFVFVFTGGIDSYSASMGSLSIVTQFPPSGTPLIAEGLFGRGLVAPNGKFLFAIAGEGTFGNYFNRIFTFSINGDGTFTKSSTIDVGQAGLQAIDASGNYIYGFDNASTALHIYQIDQKSGGIAEASSSPEVLPIPSAGKIVVSPKNILYVASRSVLAAYAVNGATGVLTLMGTAPCSSSSIDISMDRSGRFIYVADYVTSSIFAFSIDERGVPHPVQGSPFPIIPDSGHLTALLAD
- a CDS encoding tetratricopeptide repeat protein encodes the protein MRRLLVLLIASFAFAQHQHSADPTDVRLQLAKLPAPKHMDGLGHAHIAITTNSPEAQQWFDQGLAALHCFWDYEALRAFEQAVRLDPDCAMCHWGLARALDSRGGEKDLQKAELKKAQELAAKATDHEQRYIRADAAGEEKKDDDAEAAYAKDMEALIDRYPDDLEARLFYGLSLSHGYTNDGDPRPGSLYGQSVLREILDQHPDNAAANHYWIHAVEGSHPEWAIKSAERLASLAPASGHMVHMPGHIFYRVGDYERARQSFLDAMHVDRTYMDTQHVAEKDDWNYVHNIAYLIADCAEEGRRQEAQQYAKLLEGSYSDPEHSGAANFYVLQIGTTATRLAIRFGDWDAAIGNPLHFGVPDSKLGVWVRDYRDGLLAYAKGMKSAESGQTEEAEHQAGVLDALLWRLSNEDVDENNKHGRDRVVKILGTASLELRGDTDMGKGSLEAGRKLLERAVKEEKELGYSEPPQYSRPPQEVLGAALIRAGHYQEARDAYKKDLEERPHSGFALYGIANAWEKEGKHAEASKAYREFLDAWSHADPDLSQIKTAQAYVQSSTVAQAKQ
- a CDS encoding energy transducer TonB; the protein is MRRSNLQPLEDETAELHRSGVATIHELPRPRAANSAVPRFVEVSAPRKWNRMGASLLLHVAALILLVRVAVWLPQHVQIMAPQHESITLIAPSPERPVIVKPLPPPPPKVLAELRAEPKLTPPPPEVVPKMEAPPVKPAPAPEPPKIATATPAPVLPKPVPEKKVVEGMFDSGSSAKPTIKAPVREVQTGGFGDPNGVAGKSNQERKLTAASVGAFDLPSGPGNGNGAGGSHGKPGVVASAGFGDGMAGNGSGDRAPKGGVSTGGFGAATVAQAGAKKPLHVADSTPVEILSKPRPAYTPEARQMHIEGEVLLDVMFGASGQIRVLRVVKGLGHGLDESAQRAAQQIRFNPAKRDGQPYDSNAVVHIVFALAE